From the Candidatus Binatia bacterium genome, the window GATCGACGTCGATTACCCGATCCAGCGCTACTACCTGTGGGCGAAGCAGATCGAGTACACACTCGGCGCGGGCACGGCACAGCTCAAACGCCTCGGAGCGATGATCGCTGCCGAGTAGCCACGGAGTCGATCGCGGGCGAGGCTCCCCGCTTGGGCGCAGAGGAACCCATCCCCAGAGCCTCGGCCTGCTCGCTCAGCAACTCCAGAGCCGCGTCGAGAACCCCACGCACGCGCCCTTTCGAGAGATTGAGTTCGTCCTGCGCTCGGTGGCCCGCGCCAACTCACCCCGGTAGTGCGCGGCAAGCCAGAGACGACCGAGATTCGAGAACAGCCCAAGCAGATACGCCCCTTCGGGATTCACCAGGTTGGCTTGTTCCGCGAGTCCCTGAGCGACTAGGGCCGCACGAAGCGACTCCATGAGGCTCTCGTAGAGACCGGGGTCTGTGCGGATGGCCTTCCCTAGATCTTGGGTCGGGAAATTTTCCTGCTGGCGCAGCTTGTGAAGCTTCCCGATGGCCTGCGCCATCGCCGGGCAGTCTCCCTTGTCAGAGATCTCTGAGAAGACGTCCGGGATCGTTGATGCTGATTCAGCCAGGGGCCTGAGGCGGCGGATCTCCTTCGGTAGGGAGCACCCACCGCAAACCCTTGCTTCTTAAGGGGACCGAATCCGCCCGGTTCGGTCCCCCCGCCCTGGTTCACGCACCCTTCAGCCGGCGATCTCCAGCTGCATTTCCTCTTCGTAGATCGAGCCTTCCAAACCGGTCTCCTGGCCCGCGCCGCGAGAGGAGCGCTTGCGCTTGCCCCGGTCCACGCGGTGGCTGCGGCGACGGCGCCCGGTCTGCGGAACTACCTCCCCCGGCGGTACCGAAAGGAGTCGGAACCGGAGGTCCTCCGGGATCAGATCCAGGACTCGGCAGATGCTGTCGAACGAGAAGAGCCAGTCGTCGCCCGGCTGGCGGATCCAGGTCTCGGCCTTCCGCGCCTCCATGCGCTTCTTCGCGCAGGTGCTGGAAACATCCGCGAGGCAATATACCGCGTCCTCGAGGATCGCCAGCATGAGGCCCCTCACGCCCGCCCGTGTCGCGAGCTCGTCTCCCGCCGTCGGGAGCTGCGTGGGAAGAAGCGTCTCCGGAGCGATGATGTTCGCTCCGTCCGTGCGATTCGGAACGCGCGCCTGGGTGCCCCCGAGGCTCGATACGATGTTGCTCGAAATCTCCGCCATCGTCATGCTGTCCATCTTCACTGGGTGTCCTCCTTTTCGAGTTCACCCCGACAACAGCGCAACGGCCATGCCACCCTCAGTGGACCGTACAACGGTCGTTTTTCGGCCTCGACGGGCGCCGGTGTCCCCGGCCGATGACAGCGTCCCGCGCGCGGGCCGTTCTACTGTCACGCGCGGGTGACGACGAAACCACACCTCCCCTTGGGACAGAAGGGCGCGACCCCGATGCCGATCGAATTCCCGCGGCGCAGCGACGTCTAATCGACGCGGTAGTCGAGACGACGGCCGGCGGTCCAGCCGCCATCGACCACTAGAGGATGGCCGGTGACGAACGACGCATCCTCCGACGCGAGGAAGAGCGCGGCCGCGGCCACCTCCTCGGGGCGACCAAATCGATCGAGGGCGTGGAACTTTCTCATCTGGTCGCGAATCTGCGGGACGGCCTGCAAGCCGGCCAGCATCGGCGTATCGATGGCCCCCGGGCAAAGGCAGTTCACCCGAATCCCATGCGGCGCGTAGTCGATCGCCATGTTTCGGGTCATGAGTACGACCCCGCCCTTCGAGGCGTTGTAGGCGAGCTGACTGGGGAGCCCCTCGAAACCCTCGACACTCGCGACGTGCACGATGCTCCCGGAGCCCGCGGCCATCATGGGCTTCAGGGCGTGCTTCGCAACGATGAAGGAGCCCTTCAGGTTCACGTCGACGACGCGGTCCCAGTCCTCGACCGAGAGTTCGTGCGCCGCACCCACACCCGAGACACCAGCCGCGTTCACCAACACGTCGATCTTCCCGTGCTTCCGAACGACCTCCTCCACCGCAGCTTCGATGGCCGGCTCGTTCGTCACGTCGGCGCCGTGCGCGCTCACGGCAGGAGCACCTTGGGCCACGGCCTCCCAGGCTTCGCCGGATGGCGGCGCGAGATCGAGTCCCACAATCGCCGCACCTTCGCGGGCGAACCGATCGGCGCACGCGGCACCGATGCCCGACGCCGCGCCCGTGATCATAGCTACCTTGCCGTCCAGTCGTCCCATCGTCATTCCTCCGGCGTTGGAACTCCCATATCGCGTGCGCCTCCTCAAGCGGCCTGATCGCGCGAGAGCCTCCTCAAACGCGGCACCGCCCCATGGGGCCTACTCCCGCTTCCCAAAGGTCGCGCGATCCGCCTGACTCGATGTGGGGGCGGCGGGCAAATGCCCGGGGAGGTCGGAAGATGAGCCAAGTGATAGTGGGCGCGGTTTGGATTTGGGGACTCGCATCGATTCCCGAACAGACACCCGTACCGCTTGCGAGACTCGGTCGCGCGGTTTTCTGGATCCTTTGCATCGCGCACGCACTCGAGATCGTAGCGTACTACGACGTAATCCGGACCGCACCGGGATCGATCGCATCGAACATTGCGCAGACCTTCCTTTGGGGAAGCTTGTATCTGCGCGAGATCGGCGCGATCGCCTGAGATGGTCTGGTGCCGAGCGCACGTTCCTGCGCGCTCGGCACCAAAAGCCGGTTAGTCGTCCTGCGGACCCGTCGGAATCTCGCGGAACGGCTTGCCTTTGTCCACGCGCATCTCGGGAGGCAACCCGAGCACGCGCTCTGCGATGATGTTGCGGAGTACCTCGTCGGTACCACCTGCAATGCGCATTCCGGGCGCGCCCAGATACATGTCCTGCCAGGTCCCGTCGTCACCGACGACGTCCTTGTCGACGAGGCCTCCGACGGTTCCCTGCAGATCCTGCGCAAACGACGCCATCTGCTGCATCATCGGAGCGCCGATCGCCTTTCCGATGGCGCCCTCGGGCCCCGGCGTGTCACCACGCAGAAGAGCGGACAACGTCCGGTAGCCGGTGTACTGCAAACCCTTGCTGGTGACGTAGAAGTCGGCCAACTGCTGGCGCACCGAAGAATCCTCGAGCGCCGACTTCCCGTTGCGCCGGCTGCGGCGCGCGAGATCGAGAAGACGGTGAAAACCACCGCCCGCACCGCCCGCACCGATCGCAACCCGCTCGTTCATCAACGTGGTAAGTGCGACCTGCCACCCATCCCCGACACCCGCGAGCCGATTCGAATCGGGCACGCGCACGTCGGTGAAGAACACCTCGTTGAATCCGGCAGCGCCGCTGATCTGTTTGATCGGCCGCGCCTCGACGCCCTCGGAGCGCATGTCCAGGATGAAGTAGGTAAGCCCCTTGTGCTTGGGCGCATCGGGGTCCGTCCGCGTGACAATCATGCCCCAGTCGCAGTAGTGCGCGCCGGTGCTCCAGATCTTCTGACCGTTGATGATCCAGTCGTCGCCATCACGCACGGCCGTCGTCCGCAGACCAGCGAGGTCCGATCCGGCGGCCGGCTCGCTGAAGAGCTGGCACCAGATCTCCTGGCCGCGCGCCATCTGCTTTACGTACTTGTCCTTCTGTTCCGGCGTGCCGTGCGCCATGATCGTCGGGCCCAGCATCCCGTGCCCGATCTGGTAGACGTTCGGCGGTATCTCGAACTTGGCCTCTTCCTGGCTCCAGATGACCGCTTCCATGCGACCCAGGGCCTGACCGCCGAACTCCTTCGGCCACGTCAGACACGCCCAGCCCTCGTCGAACTTCTTCGTCTGCCAGGCTTTGGCGTCGGCGATCATATCGTCGGTCTCCCGCTCACCGCCGAAGGGGTTGGCAGGCGAGTTCGAGTCGCGGCGCTTCGCGTTCTTCTCGAGCCACGCGCGACAGCGCGCGCGGAACTCTGCTTCTTCAGGAGTATCTTCGAAATTCATGCTGAATCCTCCGCTCTTCTCAGGCTGCGGCGCCGACGCCGGCTTCCAGACGACGGATGAGCTTCTCGCGCCAGGCGCTCGCGCTGCCCAGTGCGAGCCCCAAGAGTTTCGCACGGCGATAGAACAGGTGGCAGTCGAACTCCCACGTGTATCCGACACCGCCGTGCATCTGGATCATCTCCTCGGCGGCGAGAACGAACGCGTCGCTCGCGGCGACCCGTACGTTGCAGGCAGCCAGCGCCAGCTCCTCGTTCCCCGTGCTGAGCGCCCAGGAGGCGTAGTAGCCGTTGGAGAGAGCAATCTGGTTCTGCGCGTACATGTCGGCCATCCGATGCTTCAGAGCTTGGAACGACGCGATCGGACGACCAAAGGCATAACGGCCCATTGTGTACTCACGAGTCACGTCGAGCGCGCGTTCCGAACCACCGATCTGCTCGAAACCCATCATGACGGCGGCACGATCGAGTAGACGCTCGGCCTGCTCGACCCCCTTCCCGGCTTCACCGAGAACCTCGGCCGCCGCGCCATCGAAGGAGAGGCGCGCCTGTGAGCGGCTCGGGTCGAACGACTCGAGCGCCGCGCGTGTCACGCCGGCTCCGGCGAGGTCGACGACAAGCAGGGAGTGCCCCGCCCCGTCTTTGGCCAGAACGATTGCCAGGTTCGCGACGTCTCCGTCGAGAACCGGGACCTTCTGGCCGCTGAGCTTGCCACCCGAGAACGAGGACTCGACTTCGTCCAACTCCGGGTCGCCGAGCATCTCGACGGCGGCGAAGGTCCCGATGCGCTCGCCGCTACACAAGCCGGGAAGCCACTGCTTCTTCTGCTCTTCGCTGCCAAACTGCATCAAGGCCTCAGTCGCCAGGTAAACCGACGACGAGAAAGGAATCGGCGCGAGTGCACGACCGACTTCCTGGGCGATCAAGACTAGCTCCAGGTGGCCTAGGCCGGTGCCGCCGTACTCTTCGGGTACGGCCGTTCCCAGCCATCCCATCTCCGCGACACCCTTCCACAGATCTTGCGCGTAGGGTTCGTCGGACTCGAGCACACGGCGGCAAACGCCTAGCGTCCCGTGCTCGGTGAGATACTCACGGGCGTTCTTCTGAATGAACTTCTGATCCTCGGAGAACTCGAGATTCATCGGACCTCCTCACTTCCGTTTTTCGACAATCGTGTTTGTGTACCAAACCTGGCGGCGGACGCCCGTCGGCTACTTGGACCCGTCGATGCGGGGGAATTGGGGGCGCCGCTTCTCCAGGAAGGCATCAACCCCCTCCTTGAAATCGGGCCGCTCGAAGCTCTCGAACATCAGCTTGATCGAATCCTTCTCGGCGGGGCCGAGGGTGCCGTCGAGCTGCTCCCACACTTGCTTTTTCATGAGCGAAACCGAGGTCGGCGAGCAGTTCGCTGCCAAATCCTCGACGTAAGAGCGCACGAACGAGAGCAACTCGTCGTGCGGCAACACCCGATTCACGAGGCCGATCCGCTCGGCTTCGGCGGCGTCGAACTTCCGCGCCGAGAACAGGATGTCCATCGCGTGCGCGGGGCCCACGAGGCGAGGCAGAAGCCAGCTCGATCCCCACTCCGCGATAAGACCACGCCTGGAGAAGGCCGTCGTGAAGACGGCACGGTCCGATGCGAACCGAAGGTCGCAGGCCGCGATGATGGGCACCGCCATCCCTGCGACCGGCCCATTGATCGCGGCGATCACCGGCTTCCGTACCGAGATCAGGTACGTGTACGGGCCTCGATAGTCCTGCATCTCCGCGCGGCCCGGATCGGCGTCCAGGGCGGTGTCGGGTGCATCGGGTCGCGCCCCCGCCTGGATGGACTTGAGAAGCTTCATGTCCGCGCCCGCACAAAAGCCCCGCTCGGCGCCCGTCAGCACGATCGCGACGACGTTCGAATCGGACTCCGCCCGCCCTACGGCGTGCTTCATCTCGGCCGCCATCTGGTCGGTCCAGGCGTTGAGCTGCTTAGGGCGATTGAGCGTGATCGTCGCGACCGGGTCGTCGACGTCGTACAAAACGTGCTCGTACATGCGTGTCCTCCTGCCTGAGCTTTAGCCTTCCAGACTCCTCACGAGCCACTACGCGGGATTTTGACGCATGAAGAGGGCCGGGCTAGCCTCCCAGCCCAGTGGCTGACTCTCTGCGCGCGCGACGCCGCCTTCAAATCGGACGTCTCCGGTTCTCCGTCATAGTCGCCGCGGCGAGCGTGGCTTTCAGCAGCCCGACCGACGCGAGCCTGGTCTCTCCGGACGGCACGCGGCCCAATGTACTGCTGATCACCGTCGACACCCTGCGGGCGGACCACCTCGGAGCGTACGGCTATCGCCTACCAACCTCCCCGGAGATCGACCGCCTCGCATCCGAGGGCGTCCTCTTCACCGACGCGATCACCCCCGTCCCGACGACCGCGCCGGCGCTCGCGTCCCTTCTCACCTCACGTCACGCGGACGGTCACGGTGTACGGGAGAACTTCGGCGAGCTTCCCGACGGCTTGACGACCATCGGAGAGACCTTCGCCGAAGCCGGCTATGACACGGCCGCGTTCTACGGAAACGGCGCGATCCAAAACGGCTTCGGCCAGGGATTCGGCCGCTTCGAAGCCTTCGCCGACCACTGGTTCTTTCGCGACAAGGCCGGAACCGACAAGGCGATCGCATGGCTCGAGACGGCCAAGGCGCCCTGGTTTCTCTGGATTCACTTCATGGACCCGCACGGTCCTTACAATTCGTCCGCGTCGGATCGCA encodes:
- a CDS encoding HDOD domain-containing protein, which encodes MAQAIGKLHKLRQQENFPTQDLGKAIRTDPGLYESLMESLRAALVAQGLAEQANLVNPEGAYLLGLFSNLGRLWLAAHYRGELARATERRTNSISRKGACVGFSTRLWSC
- a CDS encoding SDR family NAD(P)-dependent oxidoreductase → MGRLDGKVAMITGAASGIGAACADRFAREGAAIVGLDLAPPSGEAWEAVAQGAPAVSAHGADVTNEPAIEAAVEEVVRKHGKIDVLVNAAGVSGVGAAHELSVEDWDRVVDVNLKGSFIVAKHALKPMMAAGSGSIVHVASVEGFEGLPSQLAYNASKGGVVLMTRNMAIDYAPHGIRVNCLCPGAIDTPMLAGLQAVPQIRDQMRKFHALDRFGRPEEVAAAALFLASEDASFVTGHPLVVDGGWTAGRRLDYRVD
- a CDS encoding acyl-CoA dehydrogenase family protein, with translation MNFEDTPEEAEFRARCRAWLEKNAKRRDSNSPANPFGGERETDDMIADAKAWQTKKFDEGWACLTWPKEFGGQALGRMEAVIWSQEEAKFEIPPNVYQIGHGMLGPTIMAHGTPEQKDKYVKQMARGQEIWCQLFSEPAAGSDLAGLRTTAVRDGDDWIINGQKIWSTGAHYCDWGMIVTRTDPDAPKHKGLTYFILDMRSEGVEARPIKQISGAAGFNEVFFTDVRVPDSNRLAGVGDGWQVALTTLMNERVAIGAGGAGGGFHRLLDLARRSRRNGKSALEDSSVRQQLADFYVTSKGLQYTGYRTLSALLRGDTPGPEGAIGKAIGAPMMQQMASFAQDLQGTVGGLVDKDVVGDDGTWQDMYLGAPGMRIAGGTDEVLRNIIAERVLGLPPEMRVDKGKPFREIPTGPQDD
- a CDS encoding acyl-CoA/acyl-ACP dehydrogenase — protein: MNLEFSEDQKFIQKNAREYLTEHGTLGVCRRVLESDEPYAQDLWKGVAEMGWLGTAVPEEYGGTGLGHLELVLIAQEVGRALAPIPFSSSVYLATEALMQFGSEEQKKQWLPGLCSGERIGTFAAVEMLGDPELDEVESSFSGGKLSGQKVPVLDGDVANLAIVLAKDGAGHSLLVVDLAGAGVTRAALESFDPSRSQARLSFDGAAAEVLGEAGKGVEQAERLLDRAAVMMGFEQIGGSERALDVTREYTMGRYAFGRPIASFQALKHRMADMYAQNQIALSNGYYASWALSTGNEELALAACNVRVAASDAFVLAAEEMIQMHGGVGYTWEFDCHLFYRRAKLLGLALGSASAWREKLIRRLEAGVGAAA
- a CDS encoding enoyl-CoA hydratase-related protein, whose amino-acid sequence is MYEHVLYDVDDPVATITLNRPKQLNAWTDQMAAEMKHAVGRAESDSNVVAIVLTGAERGFCAGADMKLLKSIQAGARPDAPDTALDADPGRAEMQDYRGPYTYLISVRKPVIAAINGPVAGMAVPIIAACDLRFASDRAVFTTAFSRRGLIAEWGSSWLLPRLVGPAHAMDILFSARKFDAAEAERIGLVNRVLPHDELLSFVRSYVEDLAANCSPTSVSLMKKQVWEQLDGTLGPAEKDSIKLMFESFERPDFKEGVDAFLEKRRPQFPRIDGSK